One genomic window of Arachis hypogaea cultivar Tifrunner chromosome 8, arahy.Tifrunner.gnm2.J5K5, whole genome shotgun sequence includes the following:
- the LOC112707450 gene encoding ABC transporter C family member 13 isoform X3 — translation MDDFLALICPNSPFIWNGKRYSDCFEDILLGVGLNIVTTIIIVVLGFKQKSGRGVQGSDVQMTVPEKSVLYFVPAIGACLSVLEIIFVWKKEHNSQFVGYHKWFYSCSELIVWTNIILFSKCGSSHYIIFSRVLCFWWILKPILGVFRLVTTFPSLEVSVCIVESLVVLLSITYGTAINVIRVKRESFKRSLLGDPLLSYDSSLEEGGHHDLETNESIWDLMTFKFIAPVMNRGVVKQLDSEDLLQIPTNMAPSSCHDIISSCWRAQLTNDASKPSLFRALCSAYGWSYLYLGLLKVINDCIGFAGPLLLNKLIQFLQQGSVTSDGYLLAVSLGLTSIIKSFLDTQYSFRLAKLKLKLRSSIMTLIYDKCLRVNLAERSKFTNGEIQTFMSVDADRTVNLCNSFHDTWRIRRTGELLTYIRTLKMYGWELIFSSWLMETRSLEVKHLATRKYLDAWCVFFWATTPTLFSIFTFGLFTLMGNQLDAAMVFTCLALFNTLISPLNSFPWVINGLIDAFISSRRLSRFLSCPEHRSNVGDTGSSSSSFLSKQPDSSQRLAIIVQDVSCTWSSSDEPPLNMVLNHVTLSLSKGSFVAIIGEVGSGKSSLLYSVLGEAQLAHGYIYCDGSVAYVPQVPWILSGTVRDNILFGKSYDPVRYRDTLQACALDVDIELMVGHDMVYIGEKGLNLSGGQRARLALASRAVYDGSDVIMLDDVLSAVDAQVAHWILHNAILGPLMQGKTILLCTHNVQAISLADVVVVMDKGHVKWLGSSAAFPISSYTRFSPSNDLDLTSKNHRESCSSDSSSKPKEQSLPEKEIVHSPEIAEEIVEVELRKEGKVEIGVYKNYAVFIGQFVTVAICLSAIFMQASRNGNDLWLSYWVDTTETGQTVHSVSFYLAILCLFCAVNSFFTLVRAFSFAFGGLQAAIKVHNRLLSKLINAPVRFFDQTPGGRILNRLSSDLYTIDDSLPFIMNILLANFIGLLGIAIILSYVQVFFLVLLLPLWYIYSKLQFFYRSTSRELRRLDSVSRSPIYTSFSETLDGTSTIRAFKSEDFFFAKFIEHITLYQKTSYTETVASLWLSLRLQLLGAFIISFIALMAVVGSHRSLPINFGTPGLVGLALSYAAPIVSLLGSFLTSFTETEKEMVSVERALQYMDIPQEEQGGCLNVNPDWPNLGVIEFQNVTLKYMPSLAPAICNLSFTIAGGTQVGIIGRTGAGKSSVLNALFRLTPIYSGSILVDGMDIKNVPVRELRTHLAIVPQSPFLFNGSLRENLDPFKMSDDLKIWDALEKCHVKEEVEEAGGLDILVKEGGISFSVGQRQLLCLARALLKSSKVLCLDECTANVDIQTASLLHTTISSKCKGMTVITIAHRISTVLNMDSILILDHGNLAEQGNPKVLLNDESSLFSSFVKASSM, via the exons ATGGACGACTTCCTCGCTCTTATTTGCCCTAATTCTCCATTC ATATGGAATGGAAAGAGATACTCAGACTGTTTTGAAGACAT TCTTTTAGGCGTTGGATTGAATATAGTGACgactattattattgttgtgcTTGGATTTAAGCAGAAGAGTGGTCGAGGAGTTCAGGGATCAGATGTGCAG ATGACTGTTCCAGAGAAATCGGTTCTTTATTTTGTACCAGCTATTGGAGCATGCCTTTCAGTCCTGGAAATAATTTTTGTGTGGAAGAAAGAACATAATAGTCAGTTTGTTGGATATCATAAGTGGTTTTATAGCTGTTCTGAATTGATTGTGTGG ACAAATATCATTCTCTTCTCAAAGTGTGGCAGCAGTCATTACATAATCTTCAGTCGTGTTTTATGCTTCTGGTGGATTCTGAAACCAATTTTGGGGGTCTTCCGTTTGGTGACTACATTCCCATCATTGGAG GTTTCAGTTTGCATCGTGGAAAGCTTAGTTGTTCTCTTGAGTATCACGTATGGCACAGCTATAAATGTGATTAGGGTGAAGAGAGAGTCTTTCAAAAGAAG TTTATTGGGAGATCCACTTCTTTCCTATGACTCGAGCCTTGAGGAGGGTGGCCATCATGACCTT GAAACTAATGAGAGCATTTGGGATTTGATGACTTTCAAATTCATAGCGCCAGTAATGAACCGGGGGGTGGTAAAGCAATTAGACTCTGAAGATCTGCTGCAGATACCTACTAATATGGCTCCATCTTCTTGTCATGATATAATTTCATCCTGCTGGCGAGCTCAATTGACTAATGATGCTTCAAAGCCATCCTTGTTTAGAGCACTCTGTAGTGCCTATGGATGGTCATATCTCTACCTTGGTTTGTTAAAG GTGATTAATGATTGTATTGGTTTTGCGGGACCATTGCTTCTCAATAAGCTAATCCAGTTTCTTCAACAAG GCTCAGTGACCTCTGATGGGTATTTACTTGCAGTATCCTTGGGCCTGACCTCTATAATTAA ATCCTTTTTGGATACACAATATTCTTTTCGTCTTGCCAAATTGAAGCTAAAGCTGCGATCCAGCATCATGACTTTAATATATGACAAG TGTCTACGTGTGAACCTAGCAGAGCGTTCAAAATTCACAAATGGAGAAATTCAGACATTTATGTCAGTAGATGCTGACAGAACTGTCAACCTGTGTAATAGTTTCCATGATACATGGAG GATTCGTAGAACAGGAGAACTTTTGACCTATATTCGCACTTTGAAGATGTATGGATGGGAACTTATTTTTTCTAGTTGGTTGATGGAGACAAGATCTTTGGAAGTGAAACACCTAGCT aCTCGGAAGTACTTGGATGCATGGTGTGTATTCTTTTGGGCTACCACACCAACACTCTTTTCTATTTTCACATTTGGACTCTTCACACTGATGGGAAATCAACTTGATGCCGCAAtg GTTTTCACTTGTCTTGCTTTGTTTAACACACTGATATCGCCATTGAATTCATTTCCATGGGTGATTAATGGATTGATTGAT GCCTTTATATCCTCTAGAAGGTTGAGTAGATTTCTTTCTTGTCCTGAGCATAGATCCAATGTGGGAGACACCGGTTCCAGTTCATCATCTTTCTTGAGTAAACAACCTGATTCTTCACAAAGATTGGCTATCATTGTCCAAGATGTATCTTGTACCTGGTCAAGCAGTGATGAACCACCATTAAATATGGTGTTGAATCATGTGACTCTAAGCCTGTCCAAGGGTTCCTTTGTTGCTATTATTGGAGAG GTTGGTTCTGGTAAATCTTCCTTGTTATATTCAGTTCTTGGAGAAGCGCAACTTGCTCATGGATATATTTACTGTGATGGATCCGTGGCATATGTACCACAG GTCCCCTGGATTTTATCTGGTACTGTACGTGACAACATACTATTTGGGAAAAGCTATGATCCCGTAAG GTATAGAGATACACTACAGGCATGTGCATTAGATGTTGATATTGAATTGATGGTTGGACATGACATGGTGTATATTGGAGAGAAGGGACTAAATTTATCTGGTGGACAGAGAGCTCGACTTGCTTTGGCGAG CAGGGCAGTGTATGATGGCTCAGATGTTATTATGCTTGATGATGTTCTGAGTGCAGTTGATGCACAAGTTGCTCACTGGATTTTACACAATGCCATTCTTGGCCCTCTTATGCAAGGAAAAACTATATTGCTCTGTACTCACAATGTGCAG GCAATATCTTTAGCTGACGTGGTTGTTGTAATGGACAAGGGGCATGTAAAATGGTTGGGAAGTTCAGCTGCCTTTCCAATTTCTTCATACACAAGATTCTCCCCATCGAATGATCTTGATTTAACTTCAAAAAATCACAGAGAATCTTGCAGCTCAGATTCTTCATCCAAACCTAAGGAGCAATCTCTTCCTGAAAAAGAAATTGTGCATTCTCCGGAGATAGCAGAGGAGATAGTTGAAGTTGAGTTAAGGAAAGAGGGAAAAGTTGAAATTGGAGTGTATAA GAACTATGCTGTCTTCATTGGTCAGTTTGTTACAGTTGCTATATGCCTGTCAGCTATCTTCATGCAAGCATCTCGGAATGGAAATGATTTATGGCTATCATATTGGGTTGATACAACAGAAACTGGTCAAACAGTGCACTCTGTGTCCTTCTATCTG GCTATACTATGTCTATTTTGTGCTGTGAATTCTTTTTTCACATTGGTGAGGGCATTCTCTTTTGCGTTTGGTGGATTACAAGCAGCAATTAAGGTACACAATAGACTGCTTAGCAAGCTTATCAATGCACCTGTGCGATTCTTTGATCAGACCCCGGGTGGAAGAATACTGAACAG ATTATCTTCAGATCTTTATACAATTGATGATTCTCTTCCATTCATTATGAACATTCTCCTGGCTAATTTTATAGGCCTGTTGGGCATTGCAATCATTTTGTCATATGTACAG GTCTTCTTCCTAGTCCTCCTATTGCCATTGTGGTATATCTACAGTAAACTACAG TTCTTCTACAGATCCACATCAAGAGAATTACGCCGATTGGACAGTGTTTCTCGTTCTCCAATATATACATCTTTCTCAGAAACACTTGATGGAACTTCAACTATAAGGGCTTTCAAATCCGAG GACTTTTTCTTTGCCAAATTTATTGAACACATCACATTGTATCAAAAGACTTCATACACAGAGACCGTAGCAAGTTTATGGCTTTCCTTGCGTCTTCAG TTATTAGGTGCATTTATCATCTCATTCATAGCTTTGATGGCTGTTGTTGGATCTCATAGAAGTCTGCCTATCAACTTTGGTACCCCAGGGCTG GTAGGATTGGCCCTCTCATATGCAGCTCCTATCGTATCCTTGTTGGGGAGTTTTTTAACAAGTTTCACTGAAACAGAAAAGGAGATGGTTTCAGTTGAAAGAGCACTTCAA TACATGGACATTCCTCAAGAAGAACAAGGTGGATGCTTAAATGTGAATCCAGATTGGCCTAACCTAGGAGTTATTGAATTCCAGAATGTCACTTTGAAATATATGCCATCTTTGGCACCTGCAATCTGCAATCTTAGTTTTACTATTGCTGGAGGGACACAG GTTGGAATAATTGGAAGAACAGGTGCTGGAAAGTCTAGTGTGTTAAATGCCCTTTTCCGCCTGACCCCAATATATTCAGGCTCCATTTTAGTTGATGGCATGGACATTAAAAATGTTCCTGTCAGAGAACTGCGTACACATTTGGCTATTGTGCCTCAGAGTCCGTTCTTGTTCAATGGATCATTAAG GGAGAACCTAGATCCATTTAAGATGAGTGACGACTTAAAAATTTGGGATGCTTTGGAGAAGTGCCATGTGAAAGAGGAAGTAGAAGAAGCTGGAGGGCTGGATATTCTTGTAAAGGAAGGAGGTATATCGTTTTCCGTTGGCCAGAGGCAGCTTCTTTGCCTTGCACGTGCGCTTCTTAAATCTTCAAAA GTTCTCTGTTTGGATGAATGCACTGCCAATGTGGACATTCAAACTGCTTCGCTGCTCCACACCACCATATCCAGCAAGTGCAAAGGCATGACAGTGATCACAATTGCTCACAGGATTTCAACTGTCTTAAATATGGATAGCATTCTAATTTTAGACCATGGCAACCTG GCTGAACAAGGAAATCCAAAGGTTCTTCTGAATGATGAGTCCTCATTATTTTCCAGTTTTGTTAAAGCTTCATCAATGTAA
- the LOC112707450 gene encoding ABC transporter C family member 13 isoform X1, protein MDDFLALICPNSPFIWNGKRYSDCFEDILLGVGLNIVTTIIIVVLGFKQKSGRGVQGSDVQMTVPEKSVLYFVPAIGACLSVLEIIFVWKKEHNSQFVGYHKWFYSCSELIVWTNIILFSKCGSSHYIIFSRVLCFWWILKPILGVFRLVTTFPSLEVSVCIVESLVVLLSITYGTAINVIRVKRESFKRSLLGDPLLSYDSSLEEGGHHDLETNESIWDLMTFKFIAPVMNRGVVKQLDSEDLLQIPTNMAPSSCHDIISSCWRAQLTNDASKPSLFRALCSAYGWSYLYLGLLKVINDCIGFAGPLLLNKLIQFLQQGSVTSDGYLLAVSLGLTSIIKSFLDTQYSFRLAKLKLKLRSSIMTLIYDKCLRVNLAERSKFTNGEIQTFMSVDADRTVNLCNSFHDTWSLPLQIGVALYLLYTQVKFAFVSGLAITILLIPVNKWISQLIAIATEQMMKEKDERIRRTGELLTYIRTLKMYGWELIFSSWLMETRSLEVKHLATRKYLDAWCVFFWATTPTLFSIFTFGLFTLMGNQLDAAMVFTCLALFNTLISPLNSFPWVINGLIDAFISSRRLSRFLSCPEHRSNVGDTGSSSSSFLSKQPDSSQRLAIIVQDVSCTWSSSDEPPLNMVLNHVTLSLSKGSFVAIIGEVGSGKSSLLYSVLGEAQLAHGYIYCDGSVAYVPQVPWILSGTVRDNILFGKSYDPVRYRDTLQACALDVDIELMVGHDMVYIGEKGLNLSGGQRARLALASRAVYDGSDVIMLDDVLSAVDAQVAHWILHNAILGPLMQGKTILLCTHNVQAISLADVVVVMDKGHVKWLGSSAAFPISSYTRFSPSNDLDLTSKNHRESCSSDSSSKPKEQSLPEKEIVHSPEIAEEIVEVELRKEGKVEIGVYKNYAVFIGQFVTVAICLSAIFMQASRNGNDLWLSYWVDTTETGQTVHSVSFYLAILCLFCAVNSFFTLVRAFSFAFGGLQAAIKVHNRLLSKLINAPVRFFDQTPGGRILNRLSSDLYTIDDSLPFIMNILLANFIGLLGIAIILSYVQVFFLVLLLPLWYIYSKLQFFYRSTSRELRRLDSVSRSPIYTSFSETLDGTSTIRAFKSEDFFFAKFIEHITLYQKTSYTETVASLWLSLRLQLLGAFIISFIALMAVVGSHRSLPINFGTPGLVGLALSYAAPIVSLLGSFLTSFTETEKEMVSVERALQYMDIPQEEQGGCLNVNPDWPNLGVIEFQNVTLKYMPSLAPAICNLSFTIAGGTQVGIIGRTGAGKSSVLNALFRLTPIYSGSILVDGMDIKNVPVRELRTHLAIVPQSPFLFNGSLRENLDPFKMSDDLKIWDALEKCHVKEEVEEAGGLDILVKEGGISFSVGQRQLLCLARALLKSSKVLCLDECTANVDIQTASLLHTTISSKCKGMTVITIAHRISTVLNMDSILILDHGNLAEQGNPKVLLNDESSLFSSFVKASSM, encoded by the exons ATGGACGACTTCCTCGCTCTTATTTGCCCTAATTCTCCATTC ATATGGAATGGAAAGAGATACTCAGACTGTTTTGAAGACAT TCTTTTAGGCGTTGGATTGAATATAGTGACgactattattattgttgtgcTTGGATTTAAGCAGAAGAGTGGTCGAGGAGTTCAGGGATCAGATGTGCAG ATGACTGTTCCAGAGAAATCGGTTCTTTATTTTGTACCAGCTATTGGAGCATGCCTTTCAGTCCTGGAAATAATTTTTGTGTGGAAGAAAGAACATAATAGTCAGTTTGTTGGATATCATAAGTGGTTTTATAGCTGTTCTGAATTGATTGTGTGG ACAAATATCATTCTCTTCTCAAAGTGTGGCAGCAGTCATTACATAATCTTCAGTCGTGTTTTATGCTTCTGGTGGATTCTGAAACCAATTTTGGGGGTCTTCCGTTTGGTGACTACATTCCCATCATTGGAG GTTTCAGTTTGCATCGTGGAAAGCTTAGTTGTTCTCTTGAGTATCACGTATGGCACAGCTATAAATGTGATTAGGGTGAAGAGAGAGTCTTTCAAAAGAAG TTTATTGGGAGATCCACTTCTTTCCTATGACTCGAGCCTTGAGGAGGGTGGCCATCATGACCTT GAAACTAATGAGAGCATTTGGGATTTGATGACTTTCAAATTCATAGCGCCAGTAATGAACCGGGGGGTGGTAAAGCAATTAGACTCTGAAGATCTGCTGCAGATACCTACTAATATGGCTCCATCTTCTTGTCATGATATAATTTCATCCTGCTGGCGAGCTCAATTGACTAATGATGCTTCAAAGCCATCCTTGTTTAGAGCACTCTGTAGTGCCTATGGATGGTCATATCTCTACCTTGGTTTGTTAAAG GTGATTAATGATTGTATTGGTTTTGCGGGACCATTGCTTCTCAATAAGCTAATCCAGTTTCTTCAACAAG GCTCAGTGACCTCTGATGGGTATTTACTTGCAGTATCCTTGGGCCTGACCTCTATAATTAA ATCCTTTTTGGATACACAATATTCTTTTCGTCTTGCCAAATTGAAGCTAAAGCTGCGATCCAGCATCATGACTTTAATATATGACAAG TGTCTACGTGTGAACCTAGCAGAGCGTTCAAAATTCACAAATGGAGAAATTCAGACATTTATGTCAGTAGATGCTGACAGAACTGTCAACCTGTGTAATAGTTTCCATGATACATGGAG cttGCCTTTACAAATTGGAGTGGCACTTTATCTTTTATATACTCAAGTCAAATTTGCTTTTGTATCTGGATTAGCTATAACCATTTTACTGATACCAG TGAATAAATGGATATCACAATTAATTGCAATTGCCACTGAACAAATGATGAAGGAGAAGGATGAAAG GATTCGTAGAACAGGAGAACTTTTGACCTATATTCGCACTTTGAAGATGTATGGATGGGAACTTATTTTTTCTAGTTGGTTGATGGAGACAAGATCTTTGGAAGTGAAACACCTAGCT aCTCGGAAGTACTTGGATGCATGGTGTGTATTCTTTTGGGCTACCACACCAACACTCTTTTCTATTTTCACATTTGGACTCTTCACACTGATGGGAAATCAACTTGATGCCGCAAtg GTTTTCACTTGTCTTGCTTTGTTTAACACACTGATATCGCCATTGAATTCATTTCCATGGGTGATTAATGGATTGATTGAT GCCTTTATATCCTCTAGAAGGTTGAGTAGATTTCTTTCTTGTCCTGAGCATAGATCCAATGTGGGAGACACCGGTTCCAGTTCATCATCTTTCTTGAGTAAACAACCTGATTCTTCACAAAGATTGGCTATCATTGTCCAAGATGTATCTTGTACCTGGTCAAGCAGTGATGAACCACCATTAAATATGGTGTTGAATCATGTGACTCTAAGCCTGTCCAAGGGTTCCTTTGTTGCTATTATTGGAGAG GTTGGTTCTGGTAAATCTTCCTTGTTATATTCAGTTCTTGGAGAAGCGCAACTTGCTCATGGATATATTTACTGTGATGGATCCGTGGCATATGTACCACAG GTCCCCTGGATTTTATCTGGTACTGTACGTGACAACATACTATTTGGGAAAAGCTATGATCCCGTAAG GTATAGAGATACACTACAGGCATGTGCATTAGATGTTGATATTGAATTGATGGTTGGACATGACATGGTGTATATTGGAGAGAAGGGACTAAATTTATCTGGTGGACAGAGAGCTCGACTTGCTTTGGCGAG CAGGGCAGTGTATGATGGCTCAGATGTTATTATGCTTGATGATGTTCTGAGTGCAGTTGATGCACAAGTTGCTCACTGGATTTTACACAATGCCATTCTTGGCCCTCTTATGCAAGGAAAAACTATATTGCTCTGTACTCACAATGTGCAG GCAATATCTTTAGCTGACGTGGTTGTTGTAATGGACAAGGGGCATGTAAAATGGTTGGGAAGTTCAGCTGCCTTTCCAATTTCTTCATACACAAGATTCTCCCCATCGAATGATCTTGATTTAACTTCAAAAAATCACAGAGAATCTTGCAGCTCAGATTCTTCATCCAAACCTAAGGAGCAATCTCTTCCTGAAAAAGAAATTGTGCATTCTCCGGAGATAGCAGAGGAGATAGTTGAAGTTGAGTTAAGGAAAGAGGGAAAAGTTGAAATTGGAGTGTATAA GAACTATGCTGTCTTCATTGGTCAGTTTGTTACAGTTGCTATATGCCTGTCAGCTATCTTCATGCAAGCATCTCGGAATGGAAATGATTTATGGCTATCATATTGGGTTGATACAACAGAAACTGGTCAAACAGTGCACTCTGTGTCCTTCTATCTG GCTATACTATGTCTATTTTGTGCTGTGAATTCTTTTTTCACATTGGTGAGGGCATTCTCTTTTGCGTTTGGTGGATTACAAGCAGCAATTAAGGTACACAATAGACTGCTTAGCAAGCTTATCAATGCACCTGTGCGATTCTTTGATCAGACCCCGGGTGGAAGAATACTGAACAG ATTATCTTCAGATCTTTATACAATTGATGATTCTCTTCCATTCATTATGAACATTCTCCTGGCTAATTTTATAGGCCTGTTGGGCATTGCAATCATTTTGTCATATGTACAG GTCTTCTTCCTAGTCCTCCTATTGCCATTGTGGTATATCTACAGTAAACTACAG TTCTTCTACAGATCCACATCAAGAGAATTACGCCGATTGGACAGTGTTTCTCGTTCTCCAATATATACATCTTTCTCAGAAACACTTGATGGAACTTCAACTATAAGGGCTTTCAAATCCGAG GACTTTTTCTTTGCCAAATTTATTGAACACATCACATTGTATCAAAAGACTTCATACACAGAGACCGTAGCAAGTTTATGGCTTTCCTTGCGTCTTCAG TTATTAGGTGCATTTATCATCTCATTCATAGCTTTGATGGCTGTTGTTGGATCTCATAGAAGTCTGCCTATCAACTTTGGTACCCCAGGGCTG GTAGGATTGGCCCTCTCATATGCAGCTCCTATCGTATCCTTGTTGGGGAGTTTTTTAACAAGTTTCACTGAAACAGAAAAGGAGATGGTTTCAGTTGAAAGAGCACTTCAA TACATGGACATTCCTCAAGAAGAACAAGGTGGATGCTTAAATGTGAATCCAGATTGGCCTAACCTAGGAGTTATTGAATTCCAGAATGTCACTTTGAAATATATGCCATCTTTGGCACCTGCAATCTGCAATCTTAGTTTTACTATTGCTGGAGGGACACAG GTTGGAATAATTGGAAGAACAGGTGCTGGAAAGTCTAGTGTGTTAAATGCCCTTTTCCGCCTGACCCCAATATATTCAGGCTCCATTTTAGTTGATGGCATGGACATTAAAAATGTTCCTGTCAGAGAACTGCGTACACATTTGGCTATTGTGCCTCAGAGTCCGTTCTTGTTCAATGGATCATTAAG GGAGAACCTAGATCCATTTAAGATGAGTGACGACTTAAAAATTTGGGATGCTTTGGAGAAGTGCCATGTGAAAGAGGAAGTAGAAGAAGCTGGAGGGCTGGATATTCTTGTAAAGGAAGGAGGTATATCGTTTTCCGTTGGCCAGAGGCAGCTTCTTTGCCTTGCACGTGCGCTTCTTAAATCTTCAAAA GTTCTCTGTTTGGATGAATGCACTGCCAATGTGGACATTCAAACTGCTTCGCTGCTCCACACCACCATATCCAGCAAGTGCAAAGGCATGACAGTGATCACAATTGCTCACAGGATTTCAACTGTCTTAAATATGGATAGCATTCTAATTTTAGACCATGGCAACCTG GCTGAACAAGGAAATCCAAAGGTTCTTCTGAATGATGAGTCCTCATTATTTTCCAGTTTTGTTAAAGCTTCATCAATGTAA